DNA from Evansella sp. LMS18:
GTCCAAGGTTTGCAGCATAGCTGTCTCCAAGCTCGTAAAGAAACCCTATGGATGACCCTGCAACTAAACCAAGTTGTTTGATACGGGAAAAATGTTCGTTTACCGGGAGCACACAGTGTTCAATTCGGTTTCTCATGGAGGCCATTTCCGGTTTTTGTTCTGCTGCTGCTTCGAAAGCAGTGAGTGCCTGCTCGATCGCCCTTTCGCCAATGGCGTGGATAGATATCCTCAAGTTATGATTAACAGCTGCCATTACTTGTTCGTTCACCTTTTCCTGAGCCATATACAGAATCCCGCGATTCTCTGAATCCCCCTCAAAAGGCTCCTCTACAGCTGCCGTTCTCCCACCAACTGCCCCATCAAGCATGTACTTAATGCCTTGTACATTGACCATGTCGTTTCCAAAGCCGCTTTGCAGGCCGCTGCCAAACACATGGTCCCTGATTCCCGGCCAGTTCATCTGGCTTAACGCCCACATCCACATGCGAACCCTAATTTTCAGCGACCCTTCTGCTAACATCTTCTGATATACAGTAAATTCAGTTTTGCTTACCGCTTTGTCATGTACAGTTGTTAGTCCCCATTTCAGGAAGTCCTCCTGGGCAAGTGCCATACCTCTTTTTAAGTCATCTGCAGAATGGTTAGGGAATTTTATTTGTTTAATAGCATCCTCATGAATTAATCCGGTCAGCCTGCCAGTTTCCTTATCTTTAGCAAACTTTCCTCCTTCAGGGTCGGGTTTGGTTTCATCTATTCCGCTGATTTGGAACGCTTTTGAATTAACCACTGCATTATGAGCATCGGTTCTTTTCAGAAAGACTGGATGGTGTGGAGCGGCTTCATCAAGCTCTTCAATAGTTGGAACTCGCTTATCAATCATCCTGCTTTCATCCCAGCCAAAGCCCAAAATCCATTCTCCCTCGGGAGTCTCCTTTGCCGCCTCCCTCACTTTGTTTAAGATTTCCTCTACAGAGCTCGTACTGTCTGGACGGCAGTCTAATTCAAGGAGTGACCCCCCATAAATTAAAGGATGCATATGGCTTTCAATAAAACCAGGGAGAACCGCTTTCCCGTCAGCATCAATAACCTCCGTCTCCTCACCAATCAAGCCAGTACAGCTGCCTTTTTCCCCAAGCATAAGTATTTTCCCGTCTTTTACAGCTAGTTCTTCTGCCCGGGCTTCTTGTTCCATCGTATAAATCTTTGCGTTAATAAGTATTTTATCTGCTGTTACTTGTAACACTGTTCCACCTCTCCCAGTTGTTGTCAGTAATTATCTTTCTGTTTTTCCAGCAAGCTTCAGCAAGGTGTGAAGCAGTACATTGGCTCCTTTTTCAATATCCTCATCTAAAGTCAACTCTTCCTCACAATGGCTTTTCCCATTGATGCTTGGTAAAAAGATCATTCCTGTTTCCGTAACTTCATGCATATGCTTAGAATCATGGCCCGCACCGCTGATAACAGGCATGGTTGAATATCCAAAGTCATATGCCGAAGCTTCAATCGAATTACGAATTTCACTGGAAAACGTGATGGCATCGATGTTCCAGAAATTACTCGTTATGATTTTCACCCCTCGTGTTGCTGCTATAGTGCTGAGGCGCTCACGGAGGACATCAATCGCCTGCTTTCTGACTTCATCATTAAAGTGCCTGACATCAATAGAAAATTCCACTTTCCCAGGTATTACATTAATTACATTTGGATGTAGCTGGAGTTTACCAACTGTTGTAGTTAACCCGTCGTACTCGGAAGAAATTTCTTCTGCGCAGCTGATCATTTTGGCTGCAGCAGCAAGGGCATCGTGCCGCATCCCCATAGGAGTTGGTCCAGCATGGTCAGAACTTCCTTCCACCACTACATTCAGCCAGGTCATTCCCTGGATACCTTCCACAACACCAATTTGTATGTTGTTTTCCTCCATTACAGGTCCCTGTTCGATATGAAGCTCGATAAAATAACCCGGATTTTTCAGTCTGTTTTCCTCATCACCCTGATAGCCCGTTTCCTGCAGAGCGCTTAAAAATGTAATCCCATTTCTGTCTTCAATATTGTAAATCTCATCCTTAGTTAAATTTTTGGTTATCCCCGCCGAACCGAGCATTGGCGGCTCAAACCTCGCACCTTCTTCATTTGTAAAATTGACGATTTCAATCGGACGTTCCGTTTCGATATTATGATCATTCATTGTTTTTACAGCTTCTAACGCTGTAAGAACACCTAAGACCCCGTCGTACTTTCCCCCGTTTGGCTGAGTATCCAGATGAGAGCCAGTAACTACTGGAGGAGCTGCGGGGTCTCTTCCCTCCCGTCTGCCGTAAATATTTCCGAAATCATCCACACGTTTTTTAAGGCCGGCTTCTTTAAGCCAGTCTGAGAAACGGTCACGCATTTGTTTATCTTCAGAACTTAAAGCCAGCCGGTGCAGACCCCCATTTTCTGTGGCTCCGATACTTGAGCTGACAGAAAGCGTATCCAGTAAGCGCTTATTGTTAATGGCGAGCAATGCACTTTTCATAATCAACACCTCCATATAAAATTCGCTCGGGAAACTTAGTTATTAATAGTTGCAAGTCTTATGCCAAAACATTGACAGATTTTTTAGAAAATACTGTGTATTTATAGCAATTTTTACAGGTTTTATTTACAATAACAGAAGAGTCGATTCGTTAAAGTATCTGTGAATCGAAAACGATGCAAAACAATCCATTCCTTCTTAAGTGAGTTTTAGTGCTCGCTGGTTCGGTTTCGATTCAATGAACCGGCATTTTTTTGACTTTTTGATGATCTAAACAGAAAGGAGAACCATATGGCTGACAAAAGTTTTTTCAAAAGCACCCATTTTCAGCAGATTTTTAATAGCATTAATGACGGTATTTTTATTTCAGACAAGAACGGCCTTCCTCTTTGGATAAATGATACAAGCATCAAATTTATTGGACGCCCTAAGTCAGAGTTACTCGGCATAAACGTGTCCGAACTGGAAAAGCTGGGGATTATCAACCCTTCTGTTACAAACCAGGTTTTAAAGTCAAGGAAACAGACAAGCACCCTTCAGGAAGCAAACGGGCGCCAGTATCTTTCGACTGGAAGGCTTATAAAGATAGAAGAAGATGGGACTGAATATGTGCTTATACATGCCCGGGACATTACAGAGGAAGTACGAACTTCAGAACAGCTGGAAAGAGCTGAAGCACTGGTAAAACAGTATTCAAGAGAGATTCGGAGGTACAGGGCAGAGCAAGCCTCCCTTAATAGCAGTGGAAAGAATGAATATATAGGAAAAAGCAACCTTTTTCATTCTTTACTCGAACAAATAGAACAAGCAGCAGAGGTAGATACAACAGTGCTCCTTACTGGAGAAACCGGGGTTGGAAAAAGTATTTTTGCCAAAAAAATTCACCAGACAAGTGAACGAAAGAATAGGTCCTTTGTAAATATAAACTGCGGAGCTATACCAGAGTCATTAATAGAATCAGAACTATTTGGATATAAAAAAGGAGCTTTTACAGGTGCAAGCTCCTCCGGAAAAGAGGGCCTCGTCCAAAAAGCACATAAAGGCACTCTCTTTTTAGATGAAATTGGCGAGCTTCCAATTCATATGCAGCCGAAGCTGCTTCAATTGCTCCAGAACAAAACATATCTGCCTGTGGGTGAAACAAAAGAAAGAACAGCAGATATAAGGATAATTACAGCAACTAACCGTGACTTGCAGCAAATGATTGATGAAAATAAGTTCCGGGTAGATCTGTACTACCGGCTGCACATTCTTCCTGTAAACATCCCCCCGCTGCGGGAACGGCCTGAGGATATTACTGCACTCTTATTCCATTATTTAAATAAGTTTAATTGTAAATATAACAAAGCAAGAACTTTTTCATCAGAAGCAGTTGATAGCCTGCAGGCGTATCTATGGCCGGGAAATATAAGAGAACTGGAAAATCTCGTTGAAAGACTTGTCATTACTGCCGAAAATGATGAAATCAGAGTTACCGACCTTCCCAAAAAGTTTGTGGTTTCAAATGAAGATACTTTTCATTCCGGCAGAAAAAAAGGAGAATCATTGAATGAAATGATAGAAAGACTAGAAAAACAGGAAATCTCTGAAGCTCTAAAAAGAGAAAAAACTACGAGAAAAGCTGCAAAGTCTCTGGGCATCACTCAATCGGCTCTAATGCGCAGGATTAAGAAATACAATATAAAAATGGTAGTCCAGTATATTTAGTTTTGTGTTTTACTCTTTAAACAGCTCGAAAAGATTTTCAGCTTTTTCCCTTAACTCTTGCATACTGCCCAGACTCTCCTTAGAGCCGGTGTTTAGATGCCATTAATTACCTTCTGTTCTAATCCCCCTATACTTCCTCTTATTCCTGCCCGGCACCCGGTTCCATGTGGGTGCCTCTTTAAATGCTCCAATTACCTGCAGGACCTGCTAGCACTATAATCAGAAAAAGCTATTTATACTAAGGATTCCCCATTGACAATTGACAGAATTTTCTATAGATTAAGATAATAAAATGAGGGTTACATAATTTTTATGATGCAGTTAAGGTATTTCCCTCAATGCTTTTGCCTCTTTGATTAATGCTCCTCCACTTCTTGTCTGTGTCACAGTTTCTGATTTTAATTTTAAAAATATAAGGGGGGAAGGCTATCCACACTAAGTAAATAAGAGCATCGAATACAGAACTTGAGAGAGAAGTATTTTTATCTTTTTTTGTGGCATCCCGGGTGATCAAGTAAATTATGGGTATTCTGGATATTTAATCAAACTGTTTAAAGGGGGACTGGGAATGAGCAATGATCCAAACTTACTTAAAGTACTAAAAAACAGAGACGTACTTGCCCTTGCGTTTGGAGCCATGATTGGCTGGGGCTGGGTTGTGACAGCTGGGCTCTGGATTACCGAAGCTGGTTCTTTAGGTGCGATTTTAGCTTTCGTTATCGGTGGTATCCTCGTCTTACTCGTTGGCCTTACTTATGCTGAATTAGCTTCTGCTATGCCTCTCGCAGGCGGCGAACACGTTTACACTTTTAAAGCGATGGGCAGGCTGCCTTCTTTTATTGCCACCTGGGCAATCACTTTCGGTTATGTCTCCGTTATTGCCTTTGAAGCTGTGGCATTGCCAACGGTTTTCGAGTATATCGTGCCAAACTTCAGCCAGGGCTATATGTACACGATAACGGGATGGGATGTTACAGTGACATGGGTGGCCGTAGGGATGCTCGGTTCGATTATCATCGCCTGGATTAATTACCGTGGTATTAAATTCACTTCTGCGGTGACAATGATACTTACACTTTTGATCCTTATTTCTGGTTTGCTTCTGATTACAGGAAGCACTGCAGCAGGGGACGTTCAGAACATGCAGCCGTTTTTTGAGTTGGGAATGGCCGGGATTTTAGCAGTTGTCATTATGACTCCCTTTATGTTTGTGGGATTCGACGTTATTCCTCAAGCCGCAGAGGAAATTAACCTGCCGAGAAAACGGATTGGCCAGCTGCTTATTTTTTCAGTTGCTTTAGCTGTCGTCTGGTATATCGCAATCATTTTCGGCGTATCCCGGGTGATGGACCCGGCTGCAATCAGCGGCTCTGATTTAGTTACCGCCGACGCAATGGCGACTGCATTCGGCGGCAGTCAGATGATGGGCAACCTCCTTGTTATCGGAGGTATTGGAGGTATCTTAACGAGCTGGCTGGGCTTCTATGTAGGAGGGAGCCGCGCTATCTATGCTCTTGCCAGGGCCGGAATGCTTCCCAAATCCCTAGGTGACCTTCACCCTAAATACAGGACTCCATACAAAGCTATCCTGTTAATTGCCGTGCCATCAACTCTTGCTCCTTTGCTTGGACGTCCGGCCCTCGTCTGGTTCGTGGAAGCTGGAGGACTCGGCCTTGTTATCGCATGGTTTATGGTTGCTGTATCATTCATTATTTTAAGAAAGAAAGCCCCTGAAATGAAACGCCCGTTCAGGCTATCAGGCGGAACAACAATAGGATGGGTAGCCGCTTTCATGTCTGCAGGGGTTGTATTACTTTACATGCCTGGAATGCCTGCGTCACTTGGGACCTGGGAATGGGTGATCGTAGGGGGGTGGATCCTGCTCGGAATCATTTTATATAATTATTCTATGAAGAAATACGGCAAAGACTATGCGGACAATCATATGAAAAAAGGAATTGAGCGTATAGGTTAAAAGCTTCATAGAGAGGACTATTACGGTTCAGGAAGCATAAACAGCGCTGGTACCACCTCCGGAATTTATAGCGGAGGTGGTGTTTTTTATTATAGGTAAAGCCTCTTCCCGTCAGAACAGCAGAATAGCAGAGATTCCGTACCGACATTAACCTAAAGTGGAGTTTCTTTGTAAATATAATGTGCCTGCCCTTTAGCGAACCTGAGAAAAATATAAGATTAATTAGAGAACCACGCTTCATTGAGCAGTTCAATGCCTTGATGAATATCTGTTTCTGAAAGCCCGCCAAAACCTATTTGGATCATCGGCCAGGGATTTGTACTGCCAGTCATCCAGAACTTAGAGGTGGGATAGACTTTAACCCCTATAGCCCGGGCTTCCCGAATCAGCTCTGATTCGTTCTTGTCTGTATAAACCTGAAGGAGAATATGGAGCCCAGCTCCGCTCCCCACTACCTCAACATTTCCCGTCAGCTTTTCTTTTACAGCCCTCAATAATGCAGTATGCTTCTTTTGGTACACGGTCCTCATTTTTCTCAAATGCCGTTCCCAGTACCCTCCTTCCATAAACAACGCGAGCGTTTTCTGATGAATTCTCGAGACCGGCTGCTGATAAGAGCTGAATTCCAGCTGATACTTTTCCGCTAAGCTGACTGGCAAAACCATATAGCTGATTCTGATTGACGGAATAAGAGACTTTGAGAAAGTACCGACATAGACTACTCTGTTATTTTTATCAAGTCCCTGAAGTGAGGGTACCGGATTGCCCATGTAGCGGAATTCACTGTCATAATCGTCTTCAATAATAATCCCTTCCCGTTCCTCCGCCCATTGCAGCAGCTGAATCCGTTTATTGTAAGGCATAATCATCCCTAAAGGAAACTGATGGGAAGGGGTAACATAAACTGTATCGGCCCCGGTATCATACAGGGAGTCAATATTAATTCCATCCTCTGCTATGGGAACAGCATCAAGACGGCATAAATGATTTTTGAAAATAGCTTTTACACCGTCATAGCCTGGTTCTTCAATTGCAAAAGAATGATTCCGGAGGCCTAAAATCTGAAGGAGCAGGCTGATAGACTGCTGAATACCTGCCCCGATAATTATCTGTTCAGGTTCGCAAACTACTCCCCGGGAATAATAAAGGTATTCTTTTATTTCCCTTCTCAGTTCATATTCCCCCTGGTTATCCCCATAGGAAAATAATTCTTTTTGATTCTTGTTCATACAATAGTTTGTCAGCTTCCTCCAAATAGAGAAAGGGAAATACTCCACATCCACATTTCCGAAACGGAAGTCAAATTCAGGCGGGGACAGTTTTTTTTCCTTAGGCTTAACCCACTGTGTATTTCTCCGTGGAACCTTGATTTCCTTTTCTAATTCCATTACATAAATGCCGCTTCTGGGCAGGCTGTTTATGTATCCTTCAGCGATCAGCTGGTGATAGGCTTTCTCCACTGTGTTCCGGCTGATTCCAAGATAGGAAGCCAGCTTCCGTATCGGAGGAAGACGGGTGTTCGCCCTTATCTTTCCATCCCTGATTTCTCTTTTCAAAAACTCGTAGAGCTGCAAATATAAAGGATTATTCGATTTCGCAGCTAAATTGGGTGTAATATCCGGCATCTGCTTCACCTCTGACCTGCTATTTTTTTCACGAACTGGCACTTTTCAAGGGGTCAAAATATTAATACAGTTATTATAGCAAGTTATAGAAATTTTTAGAATATTGTTGAGGAGGATGGTAAAATGGCTAACCAACAACAGACAATCACTAATATACCAGGACCAAAATCATCGTCATTGCACGAAAGACGAAAAAAGGCTGTGCCCCGGGGACCGGTTAATTTAACAGAAATCTATGCAGAATTCGCCGAAGGTGCAAAAGTAATCGATGTGGATGGAAATGAATATATCGATTTTGCAGGTGGAATTGGCGTTCAGAATATTGGGCATTCCCACCCAAAAGTAATGAAAGCGATCGAGCAGCAGACGAAAAAGTTTGTTCATACGTGTTTTCATGTGGCCCCATATGAAGGCTATGTGGAACTGGCTGAAAGGCTGAATGCACTGACACCAGGAAGCTTCGAGAAGAAAACATTATTATTAAACAGCGGCGCAGAAGCAGTGGAAAACTCAATTAAAATCGCCCGAAAATACTCTGGAAAACATGGAATAATTTCCTTTAACCGGGGGTTCCACGGAAGAACACTCCTTGCCATGTCATTAACAAGTAAAGTGAAACCGTATAAGCATGGGTTCGGGCCTTTCGCAAGCTCTACTTATAAAGCGCCTTTTCCTTATTATTACCGTACAGATGACCGCCTCTCCCGGCAGGATATTGACGAGCAAATCTTAACAGAATTCAGGAACTTCTTTATTTCTGAAGTTGCGGCTGACGAAATTGCAGCGGTGATTATGGAGCCGGTACAGGGCGAAGGGGGTTTTATTGTTCCGTCCAAGTATTTCGTCCAGGGAATTAAACAGATTTGCGAAGAAAATAATATTCTCTTTATTGCAGATGAAATTCAGACTGGTTTTTGCCGAACCGGAAAGCTGTTCGCCTCGGAACATTTTGGAATAGATCCGGACATTATTACAATGTCCAAGTCTCTAGCAGCAGGTATGCCATTAAGCGCGGTTACCGGACGGGCTGAAGTGATGGACGCTCCGGAACCTGCCCAGCTCGGAGGAACACTAGGGGGAAGCCCATTCTCCTGTGCCGCTGCCCTTGCTGTTCTTGAGGTAATTGAGGATGAGCAACTAGTAGCCAGGAGCGCTCAACTTGGAGAAAAAATGAATAAGGTTTTTGCCCAGTGGCAGGAAAAGTACAGTTTTATCGGAGATGTACGGGGCGTTGGGCCAATGTGCGCCCTGGAGCTCGTGAAAGACAGAGACACAAAGGAACCTGCAAAGGAACTAACAGCAGCAATTACGGACTATTGCTGGAAGAACGGCTTAATAGCCTTAAGCGCCGGGCTTTACGGAAATGTGCTCCGCTTCCTCCCTCCAGTTACTATTACTGACGAGCAGCTGGAAAAAGGCCTGTCCATTCTGGAAGACGCCTTTGCAGCATCAGTAGATTAACGAGCCTCTTTAGGGACAGAAGCAGCAAGTTCAGGCATGAGAGAGCAAAACCAAACAGCCATGGAGTTTTTCACAGATATATAAGACAGAATTAATATCACCAAATTCTTGAGTTCAGAGTTAGCTGGAAAAAAGGCGAGCTCTATATGCTCGTCTCTTTTTGGCTGATAAAAGCTGACAGGTTAAATTAAGAGAGGCATAATTTTCCCCTATCTCATCCCAGGTTGGCGGAAAAATTTATCGGTCTTCTTTCACAGTAGAAAAATATTTTTATGACAATAATAAGGCCAATGATAATGATAAGGAATTTTTATTAACCTGCAAGCAGATAAAATACCATCCAGTATAAAGCGGCGGCAACGGTATGGCAACAAAAGTTTAAGATATTACTCTTCTGAATTATTGACACAAAATGACTTATTTGTTAAATTAGCTATAAATATTGTAAAAATTCTAAATATTCACTTTTGTATTACAGTCTGCCTTTAGTTTCAATTTCTCAGCTAATAACCACCTTATGGAGTCTGCAGACAAACTCCTAATTATAAACTATAAAATATTAACTGCCCAATCTAATAGACTCTGCCTGCCAGCAGAGCTACCCTTAGATAAAAAGCCAGTTATATTGACAGCATCCTGCTGTCTTTATACTGGCTTTTTTTATATTAAAAATAAATCTGTTTAAAGGGGTTGATAAAGAATTCAACAGATTTTTCCATGGGTGCAATAAAAAAATAAATCCTAAAAAACAAGATGGAGGCATGTAATATGACGAAATACAGAGTTGCTGTAGATGTAGGCGGAACTTTTACAGATGTGTTTGTTTTTGATGAAAAATCGAAAGAAACATTTGTCGCAAAAACATCATCCACCCCTTCCAATCCTGAAATAGGAGTTCTCAATGGTATAAATGCCGCTAAGATAAAGGGAGAAGATATCGCCATATTTTCCCATGGTACTACGGCTGGCACCAACGCTCTAATTGAGAGGAAATTACCAAAAACAGCGCTAGTCACAACAAAAGGTTTCCGTGATGTCACAGAAATCCGCCGGGGAACAAAACTAGATCTCTGGGACGCATATAAAGACGTGGCCCCTCCTTATATAAAACGTCGCGATCGGTTTGAAATTGATGAGCGGATCGATTACTCCGGCAATGTATTAAAAGAGGTGAATGAAGAAGAAGTTAAGGAGCTGGCAAGAAAACTTAAAAGACGGGGAGTAGAATCAATAGCCATCTGCTTTATGAATGCTTATGTAAGCGGGGAAAATGAAAAGAAAGTTAAAGAGATTCTGTCAAAAGAAATCCCGGAAGCTTATATATGCGCGTCCAGTGATATCCTCCCTGAAATTTTTGAGCATGAAAGAATGAGTACTACTATTATTAATGCAGTCCTTGGCCCTAAAGTCAGCAACTATATAAATGTTCTTGAAACAAATATGAAGGACAAGGGCTACAACGGAGAGGTGCTTGTGCTCCATTCCGGAGGAGGAGTAATGACCTCGGAAAATGTCCAGCGCTACGCCGGACGTCTTGCCAGCTCTGGTATTGCAGCAGGTGCAATAGCAAGTAAACATATAGCTGAGCTCTGCGGGTTTAAAAATGCAATCGGACTTGATATGGGAGGCACGAGTACAGATATTTCCCTCATGTACGAGAGCAAACTGAAAACTACAAAAGAATGGTATATTGAATACGGCTATCCAATTGGTTTTCCAAGCATCGAAATAATGACCATCGGGGCCGGCGGCGGGAGCCTGGCGTGGATTGATGAAGGAGAGTCATTACGCAGCGGACCGGAAAGCGCCGGCTCAGAACCAGGCCCAGCGTGCTATGACCAGGGTGGAACAAAGCCTACTAATACGGATGCCAACTTAATTTTAGGAAGGCTTAATGATTCATTGCTCAATGGACAAATGTCGTTGAATAAAGAGGCAGCTATAAAATCTATCAGGCCGATTTGTGATAAATTCGGCTACAACGAAGAGGAGGCCGCTGATGCAGTATTAAAAGTTGCAAACGCTAACATGAGTGATGCGTTAAGACTGATCTCTGTAAGAAAAGGTTACGATCCCCGGGATTTTGCGCTGGTAGCCTTTGGAGGAGCAGGTGCATTACACAGCGCTTACCTGGCTAAAGAAATGCACATCCCTCATGTTATCGTTCCTGCTCACCCTGGTGTCGCTGCAGCACTGGGATGCCTGCTTGTGGATTTCCGGCACGATATCACTCAGACATATGTAAAAAATGTCAGTGACGTTGTTCCGGCTGATATTGATGAAAAATTTGCAAGTATGGAGAAAGATGCGGTCAGATTACTTGAAAAAGAAGGAGTAGCTGCTGAGGATATGCACCTGATTCGTCACCTGGAGATGCGTTATACAGGACAATGGAGATCACTGGCTGTAACAGTAGGACGGCCGCTTGAATCACTCGCTCCCGCTTTAGAAAACTTCCACCAGGAACATGAACGTGCTTATGCATTCTCTGATCCTCAGCAGAGTGTTGAGGTGTATGGTCTGAGAGTAGAGGCGGTAGGAACGGTTCCAAAGCCCGAGTTACCAAAGGAAAAACCATCTGGAACATTAATCGAAGCACTC
Protein-coding regions in this window:
- a CDS encoding sigma-54-dependent Fis family transcriptional regulator, coding for MADKSFFKSTHFQQIFNSINDGIFISDKNGLPLWINDTSIKFIGRPKSELLGINVSELEKLGIINPSVTNQVLKSRKQTSTLQEANGRQYLSTGRLIKIEEDGTEYVLIHARDITEEVRTSEQLERAEALVKQYSREIRRYRAEQASLNSSGKNEYIGKSNLFHSLLEQIEQAAEVDTTVLLTGETGVGKSIFAKKIHQTSERKNRSFVNINCGAIPESLIESELFGYKKGAFTGASSSGKEGLVQKAHKGTLFLDEIGELPIHMQPKLLQLLQNKTYLPVGETKERTADIRIITATNRDLQQMIDENKFRVDLYYRLHILPVNIPPLRERPEDITALLFHYLNKFNCKYNKARTFSSEAVDSLQAYLWPGNIRELENLVERLVITAENDEIRVTDLPKKFVVSNEDTFHSGRKKGESLNEMIERLEKQEISEALKREKTTRKAAKSLGITQSALMRRIKKYNIKMVVQYI
- the gabT gene encoding 4-aminobutyrate--2-oxoglutarate transaminase, which codes for MANQQQTITNIPGPKSSSLHERRKKAVPRGPVNLTEIYAEFAEGAKVIDVDGNEYIDFAGGIGVQNIGHSHPKVMKAIEQQTKKFVHTCFHVAPYEGYVELAERLNALTPGSFEKKTLLLNSGAEAVENSIKIARKYSGKHGIISFNRGFHGRTLLAMSLTSKVKPYKHGFGPFASSTYKAPFPYYYRTDDRLSRQDIDEQILTEFRNFFISEVAADEIAAVIMEPVQGEGGFIVPSKYFVQGIKQICEENNILFIADEIQTGFCRTGKLFASEHFGIDPDIITMSKSLAAGMPLSAVTGRAEVMDAPEPAQLGGTLGGSPFSCAAALAVLEVIEDEQLVARSAQLGEKMNKVFAQWQEKYSFIGDVRGVGPMCALELVKDRDTKEPAKELTAAITDYCWKNGLIALSAGLYGNVLRFLPPVTITDEQLEKGLSILEDAFAASVD
- a CDS encoding PLP-dependent aminotransferase family protein, yielding MPDITPNLAAKSNNPLYLQLYEFLKREIRDGKIRANTRLPPIRKLASYLGISRNTVEKAYHQLIAEGYINSLPRSGIYVMELEKEIKVPRRNTQWVKPKEKKLSPPEFDFRFGNVDVEYFPFSIWRKLTNYCMNKNQKELFSYGDNQGEYELRREIKEYLYYSRGVVCEPEQIIIGAGIQQSISLLLQILGLRNHSFAIEEPGYDGVKAIFKNHLCRLDAVPIAEDGINIDSLYDTGADTVYVTPSHQFPLGMIMPYNKRIQLLQWAEEREGIIIEDDYDSEFRYMGNPVPSLQGLDKNNRVVYVGTFSKSLIPSIRISYMVLPVSLAEKYQLEFSSYQQPVSRIHQKTLALFMEGGYWERHLRKMRTVYQKKHTALLRAVKEKLTGNVEVVGSGAGLHILLQVYTDKNESELIREARAIGVKVYPTSKFWMTGSTNPWPMIQIGFGGLSETDIHQGIELLNEAWFSN
- a CDS encoding amidohydrolase, yielding MLQVTADKILINAKIYTMEQEARAEELAVKDGKILMLGEKGSCTGLIGEETEVIDADGKAVLPGFIESHMHPLIYGGSLLELDCRPDSTSSVEEILNKVREAAKETPEGEWILGFGWDESRMIDKRVPTIEELDEAAPHHPVFLKRTDAHNAVVNSKAFQISGIDETKPDPEGGKFAKDKETGRLTGLIHEDAIKQIKFPNHSADDLKRGMALAQEDFLKWGLTTVHDKAVSKTEFTVYQKMLAEGSLKIRVRMWMWALSQMNWPGIRDHVFGSGLQSGFGNDMVNVQGIKYMLDGAVGGRTAAVEEPFEGDSENRGILYMAQEKVNEQVMAAVNHNLRISIHAIGERAIEQALTAFEAAAEQKPEMASMRNRIEHCVLPVNEHFSRIKQLGLVAGSSIGFLYELGDSYAANLGPERVKRAFPHKSYKKFGIVAPGNSDLPITTGNPFLGIYAAVNRKTSSGRQLDKSEAISVYDAVKAFTVDAAYSGYEEDKTGSLKPGKYADLIILSDDPFTVGEEHLKDIKVELTMMNGDIVYRIPEEEKVNLCS
- a CDS encoding M20 family metallo-hydrolase, producing MKSALLAINNKRLLDTLSVSSSIGATENGGLHRLALSSEDKQMRDRFSDWLKEAGLKKRVDDFGNIYGRREGRDPAAPPVVTGSHLDTQPNGGKYDGVLGVLTALEAVKTMNDHNIETERPIEIVNFTNEEGARFEPPMLGSAGITKNLTKDEIYNIEDRNGITFLSALQETGYQGDEENRLKNPGYFIELHIEQGPVMEENNIQIGVVEGIQGMTWLNVVVEGSSDHAGPTPMGMRHDALAAAAKMISCAEEISSEYDGLTTTVGKLQLHPNVINVIPGKVEFSIDVRHFNDEVRKQAIDVLRERLSTIAATRGVKIITSNFWNIDAITFSSEIRNSIEASAYDFGYSTMPVISGAGHDSKHMHEVTETGMIFLPSINGKSHCEEELTLDEDIEKGANVLLHTLLKLAGKTER
- a CDS encoding hydantoinase/oxoprolinase family protein, producing MTKYRVAVDVGGTFTDVFVFDEKSKETFVAKTSSTPSNPEIGVLNGINAAKIKGEDIAIFSHGTTAGTNALIERKLPKTALVTTKGFRDVTEIRRGTKLDLWDAYKDVAPPYIKRRDRFEIDERIDYSGNVLKEVNEEEVKELARKLKRRGVESIAICFMNAYVSGENEKKVKEILSKEIPEAYICASSDILPEIFEHERMSTTIINAVLGPKVSNYINVLETNMKDKGYNGEVLVLHSGGGVMTSENVQRYAGRLASSGIAAGAIASKHIAELCGFKNAIGLDMGGTSTDISLMYESKLKTTKEWYIEYGYPIGFPSIEIMTIGAGGGSLAWIDEGESLRSGPESAGSEPGPACYDQGGTKPTNTDANLILGRLNDSLLNGQMSLNKEAAIKSIRPICDKFGYNEEEAADAVLKVANANMSDALRLISVRKGYDPRDFALVAFGGAGALHSAYLAKEMHIPHVIVPAHPGVAAALGCLLVDFRHDITQTYVKNVSDVVPADIDEKFASMEKDAVRLLEKEGVAAEDMHLIRHLEMRYTGQWRSLAVTVGRPLESLAPALENFHQEHERAYAFSDPQQSVEVYGLRVEAVGTVPKPELPKEKPSGTLIEALKEYRNVYFEEAEGFVSTPIYNRPEVPVDSVIQGPAIVEQLDSTVVIPPEFTAKVDEYKNIIISINK
- a CDS encoding APC family permease → MSNDPNLLKVLKNRDVLALAFGAMIGWGWVVTAGLWITEAGSLGAILAFVIGGILVLLVGLTYAELASAMPLAGGEHVYTFKAMGRLPSFIATWAITFGYVSVIAFEAVALPTVFEYIVPNFSQGYMYTITGWDVTVTWVAVGMLGSIIIAWINYRGIKFTSAVTMILTLLILISGLLLITGSTAAGDVQNMQPFFELGMAGILAVVIMTPFMFVGFDVIPQAAEEINLPRKRIGQLLIFSVALAVVWYIAIIFGVSRVMDPAAISGSDLVTADAMATAFGGSQMMGNLLVIGGIGGILTSWLGFYVGGSRAIYALARAGMLPKSLGDLHPKYRTPYKAILLIAVPSTLAPLLGRPALVWFVEAGGLGLVIAWFMVAVSFIILRKKAPEMKRPFRLSGGTTIGWVAAFMSAGVVLLYMPGMPASLGTWEWVIVGGWILLGIILYNYSMKKYGKDYADNHMKKGIERIG